A segment of the Zingiber officinale cultivar Zhangliang chromosome 8B, Zo_v1.1, whole genome shotgun sequence genome:
ggctcgagctcggctcgagctcgaatcgagcttttatcacaaggctcgagctcggctcgttttagaattatcaggctcgcgaacagttcgagctcggctcgttattagctcgattatcaaagttaacgagcctaactcgttaagcgagctcggactcgttttcgggctcgtttagagctcgtttttggctcgttttagagctcgttttttgactcatttaaggctcgttttagagctcatttttttggctcgttttagagctcgtttttttggctcgtttaaggctcgttttaaggctcgatttaaggctcgtttttttttGCTCGCGAGcatataaacgaacatgttcgcgagctcacgagctgaatatccttaagcttgagctcggctcgataaaactgtcgagctcgaaatcgagctcgagctcggctcgataagataaacgaacgaactcgaacgagatttttaccgaatcgagctccgaatagctcgcgaaccgtttggttcatttacatccctacgtATGCGTGAGGAAGATGATCAAAGCCTTCGAGCGACGAGTACCAGCGCAAAGACAagtttctcgagaccagtataacgggattcaacatcttttaagacATAGCTTAGGAAGTACACTAGTTGTTTCTCGTCGTTCGGTCACACCAACGCCGAGCCGACAGCGTGCTTGGTCGAAGATAAATAAATGTGAAGCGGCTCGCCGGCCTCTGGCTTAGCCAATACATGCAGATAATTCAGATATGCTTTTAGTTCTTCAAATGTCTTGTCGCACTcttcgtcccattggaacttgatAGCTCGgcgcagtatcttgaagaaagggaggcttcaGTCAACagacttggagatgaatcgagaTAAGGCAGTTATCCAACCGGTGAGGCGCTAAGTTTCCTTCAAATTTCTTGGCAGTGGCATATCTTGCAGCGCCTTTACCTTACTAGGGTTCGCCTTGATGCCCTGCTCGGTGACGATATAGCCGAGGAATTTCCCACCCTTTGCACCGAATAGAcatttgcttgggttcaacttAATTCCATATGTGCAGAGCGTCTGGCAACTTTCTTCTATATCAGCACAGAGGTCGCCAACTCagagggatttgatgagtatatcgtCGATATATACCTCCATGTTCCGTCCGATCTGCTACCAgaacaccttattcatgagcctttggtaggtagccccagtattctttagtccgaacgatatcacattgtagcaataggtgTCATCTACTGTGATGAAActcaccttctcttgatcctcccgggcgagcgacacttgatgataccctagatacgcgtccagcatgcatatcatctTGCACCCAGCTGTGGAGTCCATCGTCTGGTCGACCCTTGGCAGtgggtagaagtcctttgggcatgctttattGAGGCTTCgaaatgttagctagagccctagagccaatcatttgatgattgtattttgggcttgttgtatcatattctatataaataaagacatttgatttttggttattatacttacttgtattggtgccaaataaactaagtataataacgtccttgagtagaaggtttcacctatatcaatcggttagttgaaccgatagtgagatgatatagagaacactactcttaatcattcctagtcgagtattaacattcagggacaatgttaatgcaataagactagcatgtaggtcaactcgatgacttgatctcacaagtcatggatatagagatatcaagttgacacatgggtatgcattggagaatgtatactgaatgacccgccatgaaaatgtatcatggatcgttatatgagtgtcatatactttctcatgtagctattagtatgactactagtccttagacctgaagtcaccatggttccctacataaggagttatgtactttggttttgtcaaacgtcacccgtaactgggtggactacgattactgggtatgtaacaaattatgcggagggatgtgagtgatgtagatgagatctatccctcctatatgatgggagagacataggtattcttgatagagtgagaccacgaagtgcatggccatgcccaaatgagtcaatatgagatattgagctcatttgattgagtgagtctacttggagttcaagatttagattgattagaggatgacacggtctatacctcacattgatcaatctatatgtctagtatagaaggacacttgtcatatattgtgaggagtcgcaattagtagtcacaaggtgatgttgaatctcaacattattgtaacttgggtagtaatgatgtattgctagatactgctcattacttatgtttctaaatgagtttaggggcattgtcaacgttacaagaaactattgggtcacacacaaagaacaagtggatggagattaggttcatatgatgaaccaagaggattagattcatttgatgaatcaaattggattaagagtaatcctaattgggctaattgagttggactcaagttgattcatgtgttcaatgagtctaatttagattatgactcattgaatcaatttaattaaataaattaaattcattatattaaattggcttgaattaaatggttggattagatcaaccatgagagagattaagtcaagtttgacttgacttgagaggaagatgaagagtcaagtttgacttgactttatgccacctcattggtgagttggcattaagtggaccaatgatgatgcttcacatcatcatggttacttaagtgaagtgccacctcatgggagttaccaagagttgtgactcttggtatcccatggaggttacaaaccacttaattagattaAAAATAGTTTCATTTtgtaagtgtaactctcattcaagtgatcttcctcctcctaagatctcttcttgctccttctcttctcttggtcgtgggtttcaagcaagggagaagaaaggagagtgaatctaatccaagaagaaaggttagtgaaagtcacatagagattttagaggagtgtgttctcttcttttcctttcttcttcttccaatcctacccgagagccctagagagtgctagcacacttgtggtgctctcttctccatccttgtgtgttagagaacacatcttgttcgtgtggatacttctagaggattgtctacgttgacaatcacgagatccggcgtaccttggacgagcaggattcgcgaagggcacgcatcgaaggtataagattttctccatgtagatctaagtgtagatctaggtaaactcgtattcatatgttttcaaaatttttcttcgcacggatccgttggctaaggggtttcggggtttccgcgacgcgaaaaagctattttcgcggcccgaaaaacccaacacgaaagtcgatgcaaatcctccacttgttgccaggcTTTGAGACTAGTACTACATTTGCGGGCCGGCTCGGGAACTGAACTTCTCTGATGTGGCCGACCTCTAATAGTTTCtctacttcagctcggatgatctgattatgctcggcgctgaagtcccttttcctttgcttcaccggtttGACATCCGGTCGAACGTGAAGCTCATGTTGCGCTACGCTCGGGGAAACGCCGGGTAGTTCATGTGTGGACTAGGTGAAGACATCACTATTTTGCTGAAGACATCTAATCAGCTTGTCCTTCTGCTCCACTTGCAGGTCGGCAGCTATGAAAGTCGTTGCATCTGCTCGACCAGGGTGTATCTGTACCTCTTCTTGGCATCCGGTAAAACGTGAAGCTCATGTTGTGCTACGCTCGGGGAAACACCGGGTAGTTCATGTgtggaccaggcgaagacatcacTATTTCGCTGAAGACATCTAATAAGCTTGCCCTTCTGTTGCACTTGCAGGTGGACAGCTATGAAAGTCGTTGCCTCTGCCCGGGCAGGGTGTATCTgtacctcttctttttcttcataaactagagtagGAGGTTTTTCGATTATGACATTTACCTCGTGTCGGGGAATTTTCCGAGCGGACTTAGCCTCCGCCttcaccatctcgacgtaacagTGTCGGGCAGCCAGTTGATCtcctttgacttccccgacccgaccctctacggggaacttgatcttctggcaatagGTCGAGAGTACTGCCCGGAATTCGTTGAGGGTCGGCCGGCCCAGGATGACGTTATAGGATGATGGGGCATCTACGACAATGAAGGTGGTGATCCTGGTCCTTCGAAGTAGCTCCTCTCCGAGTGATATGGCCAACCTTGTCTGACCGATCGGCTGGACCTTGTTGCCGGTGAACCCGTACAAAGGGGTTGTCATCGGTAGCAACTCGACCCGATCGATTTGGAGCTTGTCGAAGGCCTTCctgaagatgatgttgatcgaactccctgtgtcaataaatatgtgatgaatagtgtagttgacaATTACCGCACTGATGATGAGGGCATCTTCGTGCGACACTTCGATCCCATCaagatccttgggatcaaagCTGATTTTGGGCCCATTCGCCCTCTCTTGGCTACAGTCTACAGCATGGATCTTCAGTCGTCTAGCATACGATTTtcgggctcggttggaatctccgctGGTTGGTCCACCaactatgatgttgatttcaccccgagcggcgttgcttcaattttcctcctcccgaacggagtGCCCGACTTGCCTGTGTGAGGCTGGGGCGCGGTCGTCACTCCTTGCTTGATGATGATGTCGCCGCTCGGGTGACTGCCTGATCTCCTCTCGTAGTTCAGTACTTGGCCACCTATATCGCAGTTCGGGGGAAGGTGATCGACGACGATGACTCCTGGGAGTCGGCTAGGCGACTACAGGAACTCTGCGGCAGTCTCGGGTGTTGTGGGTCGCGGATTGATGGAAGACACGGAACATAAAAGTCCCTACCTTTCCCTTGGACCTTGGTCGTTCGGCTGCCACGTGTTGGACAGTGTGTGACCTTGCTTCCTAATGTAGTCGTGCCACATCGGCTCAGGGCCCTCTTGGAGGCTGGTGGCTGTTTGGCGGTCTTCGTTCGGCGTGCACAATCGGTTCTGATGGCGCTTCTTTCCTTCAGGCCGCCTGaacttcctccacgttgatatactcgctggccttctttagcatatgttcGTAATCgcggggcggcttcctgatgagcgagtgGAAGAAGTCTCCGTCGATGAGCCCTTGGGTAAAGGCATGCATCATAGTTTCGGATGAGACCGTGGGGATGCCCATGACCGCCTGGTTAAAGCGTTGAATGGAGGCCCGTAGAGTCTCTCTCAAcccttgcttcatagagaacagactgacgctggtcttctgatagcgtctgcTGCTCACGAAGTGGTGGAGGATGACCGTCCTGAAGTCCTTGAAGCTCTGAATCGATCTGTTCAACAATCTTCGAAACCAATGTTGTGCTGAGCCAGACAACgcagtgaggaagactcggcacttaactCCATCCGTGTACTGATGAAGGGTTGTAGCGTTGTCGAATTTGTCGAGGTGGTCGTCCGGATCAGTCGACCCGTTGTATTTGCCGATCGCCAAGGGTGCGTAGTGCCTTGGCAGAGGATCTTGCAGAATTACCTCATagaattggcggttgatccgttcgggagatGAGTCGGCTTGGGGCGCTTTACCTTTCCTTGCGCCCCGAGCGGGAGGTTTGTCCGATGAGGACCGGTCCCGATTCGCTTACGCGATTTCAGATGGCGTCTGGAACAAGGCCCGATAGAATGGAATTGGGGTGGGTGGCACCTCCACCTACGTGCCGGTTAGACCCTTATTTTGTCCCCATATGGAAAGTTATTCCGACCGGTCTTCTTGCGCAGCTCGGCCCCCAGATGCTGAGGTTGCTTGTTGCATCATCCGATCGGCTAGCGCCTTCTGTTGCTGCTCTATTATCTTGGCCGCTCGAGCCTGTATGAGCGCGTCGAGTTCCTCTTGAGAAAGCGGCACAGTGTGCTGGCACCCAACTTCTTTCATCTccttggctcggattcaggtgcgttcccacagacgacgccaatttgatcctgtccgagtgttgagtcgatggacgctggggatgtggcgctcttgTTGACTGGTTGAGAACTCTGAAGACGTAAGTCTCCTGCTGGCATGGACCTGCAAACACAACGCCGAActggggaggggttccccggcgacgaccctttGACGCTCAAGTAAGATCTCCGACGAAAAAAGAGTAGAGCAAAGAATAAATGAGAACTGTAGGTACAGTATATATGTGAGCGTACCTCTGTCGAAGTATAGGGGTTCTTATATAATGCTCCCCAGAGGCGCGCACACGCTCCCCGAGGCGTgtacgctcctcaaagcatacctggaatgagTGTGTCAGGAAAGCGTGCCTGACGTCATACCCTGTTTGACCATGCTGCCGACCATGCCTCTTGTCGGTGACACTGGTTcctaggaagatatcgccaaTTACTCCCTTTGTCCTTTACCGAGCCGAGTGTAGGAACCGCTCGGTTGACGCCTTTCCCTGGTTGAGCGAAGGAACCACTCGGCTAACGCCCTCCAGGCGACACCAAGGTCGGACCGACTCGGATATCCGCTCGGCCGATGATTTGATGTCCGACTCCGTCCTGTCAAGCGAGGGAGCCTTAACTGTTGGGTTGTTGCCGTGTTCCTGGGTAGCCGAGTGGGATGTCCGCTCGGCCTTCGTCTCTTCCCATTCTaccttatgagcgtcggaaatTCGGCGCTCGGCTGAGCTGTCGAGATGTCGGGTCGGCTATTCTTCCTGGCGTTCGGGAAGGTATCTCATCCGATCGGCCGCCTACCCTGGGTGTTGACCATTTTGACTTCCTATCGTACGGGCCccgtcttaccaccggatcaaatattattaaaattattttaaattgatcaaaattaatttaaaataattatagaaaTTACTGAATAGTTACCggttaaatcttaaattttaaaactttatattCTAAATATAAGATAGTGTTATATCCAAGATACTTAACtagatcaaaattattttaaaatagttgtAGAAAGAATTAAAGTAGTTGCTACTTGCTACctaattaaaaataaatcttaaatcctaaactttaaaattttaaatcataaattataaattataaatttcaaaattattatatattaaaatattctttaacgatttaattaaaattatagaagttAACATAATTATAAAAGCCACTTGTGGGTaactattatatatattataataatttatcataattaaaatGAGGTAATATCGAATTTGAGACGTTCAATTTAGTTCTATAAAAAATTTTATCTATCGtcaggataaattaaaaaatactcaCAATAAGTAAGTCAGAATCCATGATTATACTCTCTATTTAGaagaaaaatatttacaaataaatCATAACTGAAGATTAAATCGTTGATGTTTGAGTCATAACTTAACACCCTTTCACATAAAATAATAGGACATCTTTTGTAAAGTATCCATTTTaacttctctaaatatataatttaacttaaatttggGAAAATTTACATGCATTCCCCATTGGCAAACACAACTTTGCATGCATTCCCCAAtgaaaaaaaatctttcttttcactccctagtctaatatacttacataattgcccctgatattttaagtataaaaagtctaaaaatgagtataaatcctcttaaattcagtacattaaactagaatgttttctatcaaattgagtacgattctttttccacctcaattggatagaaaatatactagattttctttaaatggtactcaattagatgtaaaatatactagatttttttaaatgatactcaattgaatgaaaaatatactagattttttgcaaatggtactgaatttaggaggaattatattaaataggaaaaaagtcgtactcaatttaatagaaaatatactcgattctagtctaaaatgctgaatttaataggaattatactcatttttagattatttatagattatttatacctaaaatatatgaaggacaattttaattaaaaatatactcgaatatactaggttttctttaaatgatactcaattggatagaaaatatattagattttctttaaattatactcatttttggaccttttgtacctaaaaaatctgaggggcaattaggtcacaatatttgcatgagggagttgaagcaaataaaactttgcatgcagggagtggaaacaaagttttttatgagtggggattgcatgcaaaatTCAAGTTGTGATTGGGGATTTTTCTCTAGTTTACtccttaaaaattttatattttaagaaaaaatcattgcaaaattctcaaattaaaatgaaatctatttattaaatattatttaatttggaggaagaaaagataaaggaaataaattaaGGCAAAAATAGATattaaaaaacaataaaatataaaGATAGAATAAATTATAAGGAAAttgatatattaaaaatatatatatttaaatttaattaattaatttttttatgataaattttaaatagaaaatttgatGCTATTAATTTTAAAGATGTAGGGATGACTGTGGATTAATGGATGAATTAAGAACGCTTGAtgctatttattattattattattattattattatttgttttttttttttttttttgtttccccCGGTATTCGGTCCTCCAGCAGGGGGCGCTTCGGCGAGAAACCCCGGTTTCCGAATTCCGACAACTGTTTCTTTTTCATTATTAGTCACGTTGAATAGAAGTAAAACCATTCGTGGTGTCAAAAAGTAAAACCATTCGTGAAATGCGCCgatgatttattattttattcattCTGCATAATCTACGCCGGCCGGCGTCTTTGTCTTTTGCAGTGGAAAAACTGTATTTTGACTCACCCAGTTTCAAGGCAGCAGACGAATCAGTCGCCCATGGTTTCCACTTTCCAGTGTCCACTTCCACTGTAAACGCCTCATCTGCTTTCCATGTCGCCAATAAAATAAGGCCCTTGCTTTGTTTGCTTTCCCGTATCAACCGGCCGCGAGCGATTCGAGCAATTCAGACTTGCGTTCGATCGGCTTTCAGAATGCAGGACGGCAGCGCGCGTCGGGGCCCGGGGACGCTGGGGCGGCATCTGGCCCGGCGGCTAGTGCAGGTGGGCGTCCGCGACGTCTTCTCCGTGCCCGGCGACTTCAACCTCACCCTACTCGACCACCTCATCGCGGAGCCGGAGCTCAACCTGGTGGGCTGCTGCAACGAGCTCAACGCCGGGTACGCCGCCGACGGCTACGCCCGCGCCCGCGGCGTCGGCGCCTGCGTCGTCACCTTCACCGTCGGCGGTCTCAGCGTCATCAACGCTGTAGCCGGCTCCTTCAGCGAGAACCTCCCCATCATCTGCGTGGCCGGCGGCCCCAACTCCAACGACTACGGCACCAACCGCATCCTCCACCACACTATCGGCCTCCCCGATTTCTCCCAGGAGCTCCGATGCTTCCAGACCGTCACTTGCCACCAGGTCCCCCAACCTTCTCCCCCCAATTTCGTTGCGAAATTTAGGGTTTATCCGATCTTAAACACGGCTTCGTTGATCTGCCCCAATCTGTAGGCGGTGATCAATAATTTGGACGATGCGCATGAGATGATCGATACTGCAATATCCACGGCTTTGAAAGAGAGCAAGCCCGTGTACATCAGCATCAGCTGCAACTTGCCGGGGATATTTCATCCCACCTTCGCAAACGAGCCTGTTCCCTACTTCCTCGCGCCCATGTAGGTGTTCGGTGCTCTCTCTCTGTCTTCAATTCTCGTTAAAATGAGAGACGATGGTCCTTCGCAGGGTGAGCAACCAATTAGGACTGGAGGCTGCCGTGGAAGCAACAGCAGCATTTTTGAACAAGGCCGTGAAGCCAGTACTGGTCGCCGGACCCAATCTGAGGGTGGCTAAAGCACAGCAAGCTTTCGTGGAGCTCGCAGACGCGTGCGGCTATCCAATAGCCATCATGCCATCAGCCAAAGGACTGGTACCGGAGCACCATCCTCACTTCATCGGGACTTACTGGGGCGCCGTGAGCACCAACTTCTGTGGAGAGATTGTGGAATCAGCTGATGCTTACATGTTCGTCGGCCCGATCTTTAACGACTACAGCTCTGTGGGGTATTCTCTCCTGATCAAGAAGGAAAAAGCTGTGGTGGCAAAGCGGAACCGTGTCACTGTCGGCGATGGCCCCTCTTTTGGTTGGGTTTTCATGGCTGAATTCTTGGCTGCACTGTCTCATAAGCTGAAGAGGAACACTACTGCTATGGAGAATTACCGTCGTATCTACGTCCCTCCAAGCATGCCGATGAGACGAGAGAACAACGAACCTTTGAGGGTTAATATCCTTTTTAAGCACATTCAGGCATgcctttgaaaatcaatttcaacttCATTTCGATTCAAGTTTGTGCTTGTTGTTTGTATTGAGTTTGTCATATGTTTTCTTTCAAGCAGAGTATGCTGAGTGGAGAGACCTCTGTCATTGCAGAGACTGGTGATTCATGGTTCAATTGCCAAAAGCTTCATTTGCCGGAGAACTGCGGGTGAGTTGGTCGTCGTCTTACCATTGTGAATGGCTGGGAATTGTGATCATGAAGCCATCAAACGGTTGACCTAGTGATACAATTTTCTCAGGTATGAATTCCAAATGCAGTACGGATCAATTGGATGGTCAGTAGGTGCCACTCTTGGATATGCTCAAGCTGCCAAGGAAAAGCGTGTTATTGCTTGCATAGGAGATGGGAGTTTCCAGGTAAATTGTtaatctgttcttaatgatttttaTAAAATTGAAGAGctattattgttgatgaactaaACAAATATAAAGAGAAAACATTATTTCTTGGATATTTTTCCTCTAAATTCTTCATTCTTTTATTTACTACTCAAATATCCTTCTTTTTGTGTGGCTCAAATGAGGTTATTATCCATGATTCAAATGTAATCATACAGTTGCAATCTCTAAGACTAAGAAATGAGATAGCTCTTATGTTTTCATTGCcttcatttttcttttcatgaTTACTGATTATCACTGTTGCTCTTCGATAATTGGCCTATAAATTCTATAGGTGACTGCTCAAGATGTATCTACAATGATCCAGCAAGGGCAACACAGCATTATTTTTCTCATTAATAATGGTGGATACACTATCGAAGTAGAGATCCATGATGGGCCTTACAATGTGATCAAGAACTGGAACTACACTGCAGTTGTTGATGCCATAAACAATCAAGCAGGCAAATGTTGGACTTGCAAGGTGAGTTCGTTGCAAGTCGCGACCATTGATGACAGATCTAAGTTTTGAAATCAGTTTGACAGGGAAAACCCTGGTGGTTTATTGCAGGTGAACACTGAGGAACAATTAGAAGAGTCGATAGCCACAGCCACTGGAGACAAGAAGGATTGCCTGTGTTTTATCGAGGTAATTGTGCACAAAGATGATACGAGCAAAGAGCTTTTGGAATGGGGATCAAGAGTCTCGTCTGCTAACAGTCGCGCGCCAAACCCACAATAGAAAAACTGCATGATATGAGTAAAAACTAAGATCTTTTTTCCTTCACAATCCAACTAGGTGTTGTATCGGGGTCGGAAATGAATAGATTACCTAAAGTTGATGATCCAGGGGTTTGCTATATCTTGTTCACCCTTTTGATATTGAAATTGTGTTCAGTATTTCTGCTGCCACTACAATGTGTTGTATCAGTGTAGCCTTTGAATAAAAGCTATCCAATTGTGCTCCATTTTTACATCAGAATTCCTGTGCACTTTACAATTATTCTGGGCATCGCAGGGCCAttcattttcttatcaacttcCATCCTCAAATCCTTTACTTtgtgtcctttttttttttttgcaaaatcaaAAAGGCGTCCATCTTTTCCAAAGTCGATGAGTTCTCCATTTTCAATTAAAGTCGAATAGATATCTTAACGCTATCTTTATATTTGAGAGGAGTTGAGTAAAGGGTAGGAATGGATAAATAGGGAGAAAACAGTGGCATGCGGATCCCACGTGCTTCACGTCCGCTTGGCCAGCCCGCTTGCTTATAACAAACTGCGGATCCATCCATCCACGCATTTGCGTTCCGCTGCGGTGAGTGGATCTCTGTCTCTCTTACTACATCGGAGACGATGAAGAGCTTCCTGGTTAGATCTGTCGAGTCAGCGCTCAGACGTGGCGGAGCCTCCTACGGCCGCCGCCTCTTCTCCTCCGACGCCGCCCCTGAGCGCAAGGTCGCGATCCTCGGAGCTGCTGGTGGTATCGGCCAGCCCCTCGCCCTCCTCATGAAGCTCAATCCCCTCGTCTCCAACCTCTCCCTCTACGATATCGCTGGCACCCCTGGCGTCGCCGCCGATGTCAGCCACATCAACACTCGCGCCCAGGTTTGGAAATCTTCCTTCCTGTTTCTCTCTGCCTTTTTTTTTCGATCCTTGCGGGGATTCTGATCGGATCTAGGGTTTCGGGTCTGTCATTTGATCGATCTCCAGGTGGCGGGCTATGCGGGTGAGGATCAGCTTGGCACGGCTCTTGAGGGTTCCGATGTCGTGATCATCCCCGCTGGTGTGCCGCGGAAACCCGGCATGACTCGCGATGATCTCTTCAAAATCAACGCTGGCATCGTCAAGTCTCTCTGCACCGCCATAGCCAAGTACTGTCCTAACGTAAGTGTTTTTCTCTCCTTCACCAACAAACTATTGCACTTCCTCTTTGTGTTCGTTCCCTCCAAGCGTTTGAGGAATCATGGTCTATAAGGAGAATTAACTTGTGTTTCTTTTAATCAGGCTGTTGTTAATATGATAAGCAACCCAGTGAATTCAACTGTACCTATTGCGTCTGAGGTGTTCAAGAAGGCAGGAACATACGATGAGAAAAAACTGTTCGGCGTTACCACTCTTGATGTTGTCAGGGCTAAAACCTTCTATGCTGGGAAAGCTAAGGTTCCGGTGGCTGGTAATGCCTATTTCTTGTCGTATCTGATATTTTCATAATTTGGTGAGCAAATCATCCGAGTTAAACGATGCGGTCGTTTATACAGATGTTAATGTTCCTGTTGTCGGTGGGCATGCTGGCATAACAATCTTGCCTCTGTTCTCTCAGGTGATTGCTGGGGATTTGATGTAATAATGTCGTTTCTGTGTTATGAGCCTATGATTAATCTTTGATaggttaaaatttcctttttccacAGGCCACTCCTGTTAGTAATGATTTGTCTCACGAGGATATCAAGGCTCTTACCAAAAGGACCCAGGATGGTGGGACGGAGGTTGTGGAGGCAAAAGCTGGAAAAGGCTCAGCAACTTTGTCAATGGCGTAAGTTACACATCTTATTCTATTATTTGATGATTCAGCTCTCTTTCATTGTTTTGAATATATTGATCCATGTCTATCTTGGAAATTGTTATTTCCTAGTATTTCTCCTTGACTTTTCAATGTTATGTTGAGAAATTTGTGTTTGGTGCCTTTAAGAGTTCCTCACTTCTCTTTCGGATCCAGGTTTCCTCTTTTTCTATTGAAACAGACAAGAAGCTATATCTTACTAAAGTAGCTTTTTCATTTCTATTAATTTAGTTAGTCACATTCTGTTTATCCTTTATATAACACGAGATAACATTGAACCAAGGTGATGTTCTCCTTAGAACCATGATGTTTCTCACAGTCTGCCTAGATCTCTCAAATCCTACTTTCTTTGCCTGATTAAACATATTAA
Coding sequences within it:
- the LOC122016485 gene encoding pyruvate decarboxylase 1-like → MQDGSARRGPGTLGRHLARRLVQVGVRDVFSVPGDFNLTLLDHLIAEPELNLVGCCNELNAGYAADGYARARGVGACVVTFTVGGLSVINAVAGSFSENLPIICVAGGPNSNDYGTNRILHHTIGLPDFSQELRCFQTVTCHQAVINNLDDAHEMIDTAISTALKESKPVYISISCNLPGIFHPTFANEPVPYFLAPMVSNQLGLEAAVEATAAFLNKAVKPVLVAGPNLRVAKAQQAFVELADACGYPIAIMPSAKGLVPEHHPHFIGTYWGAVSTNFCGEIVESADAYMFVGPIFNDYSSVGYSLLIKKEKAVVAKRNRVTVGDGPSFGWVFMAEFLAALSHKLKRNTTAMENYRRIYVPPSMPMRRENNEPLRVNILFKHIQSMLSGETSVIAETGDSWFNCQKLHLPENCGYEFQMQYGSIGWSVGATLGYAQAAKEKRVIACIGDGSFQVTAQDVSTMIQQGQHSIIFLINNGGYTIEVEIHDGPYNVIKNWNYTAVVDAINNQAGKCWTCKVNTEEQLEESIATATGDKKDCLCFIEVIVHKDDTSKELLEWGSRVSSANSRAPNPQ
- the LOC122016486 gene encoding malate dehydrogenase, mitochondrial-like, with amino-acid sequence MKSFLVRSVESALRRGGASYGRRLFSSDAAPERKVAILGAAGGIGQPLALLMKLNPLVSNLSLYDIAGTPGVAADVSHINTRAQVAGYAGEDQLGTALEGSDVVIIPAGVPRKPGMTRDDLFKINAGIVKSLCTAIAKYCPNAVVNMISNPVNSTVPIASEVFKKAGTYDEKKLFGVTTLDVVRAKTFYAGKAKVPVADVNVPVVGGHAGITILPLFSQATPVSNDLSHEDIKALTKRTQDGGTEVVEAKAGKGSATLSMAYAGAIFADACLKGLNGAPDIVECSFVQSSVTELPFFASKVKLGKNGVEEVFGLGSLSDYEKEGLENLKPELKASIEKGIKFAQEN